The following coding sequences lie in one Sinorhizobium fredii USDA 257 genomic window:
- a CDS encoding FadR/GntR family transcriptional regulator encodes MKENNLLSDLAAHLFTTSSSNGRTPSERELAEHFAVSRGQLREALAILEAMRIVERRAKSGIYLTTTEASVEAIALFARAGVPLDPIVIYETVELRKIHEIKAAELACARATEENYERLREILAASEARIAAGEGLAREDRDFHLEIVRATKNSVFYRVCSVYYTMGEQRLPIYFADIARSRRSHEEHIRIYEALLARDGNLAQALMNAHLQGAESYWKGLIGGPATAAE; translated from the coding sequence ATGAAAGAAAACAATCTGCTTTCCGATCTGGCGGCCCATCTATTTACGACTTCGAGCAGCAATGGGCGAACGCCATCGGAGCGAGAGCTCGCCGAGCACTTCGCCGTTAGCCGGGGGCAGCTCCGGGAGGCTCTGGCAATCCTGGAAGCCATGCGCATTGTCGAGCGCCGGGCGAAGTCGGGCATTTATCTGACGACGACGGAGGCGAGCGTCGAGGCGATAGCACTCTTTGCGCGTGCCGGCGTGCCACTGGACCCGATCGTGATCTACGAAACGGTGGAGCTCCGCAAGATCCACGAGATCAAGGCGGCGGAACTCGCCTGCGCGCGGGCGACGGAGGAGAACTACGAACGCCTGCGCGAGATTCTCGCCGCTTCCGAGGCGAGGATCGCTGCAGGCGAGGGCCTCGCGCGCGAGGACAGGGATTTTCATCTGGAGATAGTGCGGGCGACGAAGAATAGCGTGTTCTACCGCGTCTGCAGCGTTTACTACACGATGGGCGAGCAGCGGCTACCCATCTACTTCGCGGATATCGCCCGCAGCCGCCGCTCGCACGAGGAGCACATCCGTATCTACGAGGCGCTGCTCGCACGCGACGGCAATCTCGCCCAAGCATTGATGAATGCGCATCTGCAGGGCGCGGAAAGCTACT
- a CDS encoding mandelate racemase/muconate lactonizing enzyme family protein, with protein sequence MRIKTVQAWWVRIPIEASRQHRSDFGRVTTFDAAILRIETDDGIVGWGEGKNAAGSAGTYGALVHMLNHEVRPRLVGRDAGDISAIWEMLYNGVRHETAAMSGHAMPELSRRGLSIAAISAVDIALWDILGKSLGVPVWKLLGGRKADRLPAYASGGWESAEKIGSQLQSYIAAGGFKAVKMRVGAMDRAPHVSAARVRAARKALGPSVDLMVDAHGTYTVADAKRFIQLVQDCDLAWFEEPVIADDKAGMAEVRAAGKVPIAAGESEATRFAFRDLAVLRSADIFQPDPAFCGGITEAMRIGAIASAFNLRFAPHLWAGAPCFFSGLHICAASPASFVIEYSVGANPMIHDLVEETLAVRDGMIEIPDKPGLGFTINERVLETHAQRL encoded by the coding sequence ATGCGTATCAAGACCGTCCAAGCCTGGTGGGTTCGCATACCCATCGAAGCGAGTCGGCAGCATCGCAGCGATTTCGGTCGCGTGACAACCTTCGACGCGGCGATCCTGCGCATAGAAACAGATGACGGGATCGTGGGGTGGGGTGAGGGCAAGAATGCTGCGGGCAGCGCGGGTACTTACGGCGCGCTCGTGCACATGCTCAACCATGAGGTGCGGCCGAGGCTCGTCGGCCGCGACGCCGGCGATATCTCCGCAATCTGGGAGATGCTCTACAACGGCGTGCGCCACGAAACGGCGGCGATGTCGGGTCATGCGATGCCGGAACTCTCGCGCCGGGGCCTCTCCATTGCCGCGATCAGTGCGGTCGACATCGCATTGTGGGACATTCTTGGCAAATCGCTGGGCGTGCCGGTATGGAAGCTTCTCGGCGGGCGCAAGGCGGACCGATTGCCTGCTTATGCTTCCGGCGGGTGGGAGAGTGCCGAAAAGATCGGCAGCCAGCTGCAGTCCTACATTGCCGCTGGCGGTTTCAAGGCGGTCAAGATGAGGGTCGGCGCAATGGACCGCGCGCCGCATGTCTCGGCCGCCCGCGTGCGTGCTGCCCGCAAGGCGCTAGGCCCCTCGGTGGATCTCATGGTCGATGCGCATGGCACCTATACGGTTGCCGACGCGAAACGTTTCATCCAGCTCGTCCAGGATTGCGATCTCGCCTGGTTCGAGGAGCCGGTGATCGCAGACGACAAGGCCGGCATGGCGGAAGTGCGCGCCGCTGGAAAGGTGCCGATCGCAGCCGGCGAGAGCGAGGCCACGCGTTTCGCCTTCCGCGACCTTGCGGTGCTGCGCTCGGCCGATATTTTCCAGCCCGATCCGGCCTTCTGCGGCGGCATTACGGAAGCCATGCGCATTGGTGCGATCGCCAGTGCCTTCAACCTCCGTTTCGCCCCGCATTTGTGGGCCGGCGCCCCATGTTTCTTCTCGGGCCTGCACATCTGCGCGGCTTCCCCGGCAAGCTTTGTCATCGAATACTCGGTTGGCGCGAACCCGATGATCCACGACCTCGTCGAGGAGACCCTGGCTGTGAGAGACGGGATGATAGAAATTCCTGATAAACCCGGCCTGGGATTTACGATAAACGAACGCGTCCTGGAGACTCATGCGCAAAGACTGTAA
- a CDS encoding sugar phosphate isomerase/epimerase family protein has product MHLSTHNWMRAEPLAVTLNRIKKYGYESIEISGEPAQYDINGTRALLKEHGIRCWGAVTLTLGERNLAAKDEGQRAKSVDYVKSVITMVSELEGEILTLVPATVGKVVPDGTEEEEWKWVVDATKECFAHAQKKGVRLAIEPLNRFETYFFNRAAQALALADAVHPDCGVCLDAFHLNIEEEDMYEAIRLTGKRLFDFHVADNNRFAAGLGHLDWPKIVATLKEIGYGGALTNEFVAPVDRTPAAKYPDMVERSPVDIPPEQLKFIQDHGSSLLTEKFYDDQMRITAETILPLIK; this is encoded by the coding sequence ATGCACCTTTCGACGCACAATTGGATGCGGGCGGAGCCTCTCGCCGTTACGCTGAACCGCATCAAGAAGTACGGCTACGAGAGCATCGAGATTTCGGGCGAGCCGGCCCAGTACGACATCAATGGCACTCGCGCACTCCTCAAGGAACACGGCATTCGCTGCTGGGGCGCGGTGACGTTGACACTCGGCGAGCGCAACCTCGCGGCCAAGGATGAGGGCCAGCGCGCAAAATCCGTGGACTACGTGAAGAGCGTCATCACCATGGTGAGTGAACTCGAAGGCGAGATCCTCACCCTTGTACCGGCGACCGTCGGCAAGGTCGTTCCGGACGGTACCGAGGAAGAGGAGTGGAAGTGGGTCGTCGATGCGACCAAGGAATGCTTCGCCCACGCCCAGAAAAAGGGCGTCCGGCTGGCGATCGAGCCACTCAACCGTTTCGAGACATATTTCTTCAACCGCGCCGCCCAGGCGCTCGCGCTCGCCGATGCGGTGCATCCGGATTGTGGTGTCTGCCTCGATGCCTTTCACCTCAACATCGAGGAGGAGGACATGTACGAGGCGATCAGGCTCACCGGAAAGCGGCTTTTCGATTTCCACGTGGCGGACAATAACCGCTTTGCGGCAGGCCTCGGTCATCTCGACTGGCCGAAGATCGTCGCCACTCTGAAAGAGATCGGCTACGGCGGCGCTCTCACCAATGAGTTCGTCGCTCCGGTCGACCGCACGCCGGCGGCGAAATATCCCGACATGGTCGAGCGCAGCCCGGTCGATATACCGCCGGAGCAGCTCAAGTTCATCCAGGACCACGGATCGAGCCTGCTGACCGAGAAGTTCTACGACGATCAGATGCGGATCACCGCCGAGACCATCCTGCCGCTGATCAAGTGA
- a CDS encoding sugar phosphate isomerase/epimerase family protein, whose translation MKVGMCMFLWTTSVGRKHEALLRDIKATGFDGVEIPIFEGAPDDYRRLGALLDVIGLERTAVSAMSDPSMNLISSDPAARKRGIAYMQWAIDCASALGADTLSGPLHSTLGHFSGTGPTAAELKRSISSQRTIGDHAVERGVTVALEALNRFECYLFNTMDDLAGHIDAIGHPNIRAMYDTFHANIEEADPIGAFTRNKDRIVHVHISENDRGVPGRGNIPWTETFKAIRASGYDQWLTIEAFGRALKELAAATKVWRDFSETPEAVYRDGYRHIREGWQGVA comes from the coding sequence ATGAAGGTCGGCATGTGCATGTTTCTCTGGACCACGAGCGTCGGGCGGAAACATGAGGCGCTACTCCGGGACATCAAGGCGACGGGATTCGACGGCGTCGAGATTCCGATCTTCGAAGGCGCACCGGACGATTACCGGCGGCTCGGCGCGCTGCTCGACGTCATTGGACTGGAGCGCACTGCCGTCTCCGCGATGAGCGACCCTTCCATGAACCTGATCTCGTCTGATCCAGCGGCACGCAAGCGCGGCATCGCTTATATGCAATGGGCTATCGACTGCGCATCCGCGCTCGGTGCGGACACATTGAGCGGACCGCTACACTCTACGCTCGGCCATTTCTCCGGCACCGGGCCGACCGCTGCGGAACTGAAGCGGTCCATCTCCTCGCAGCGCACGATCGGCGATCATGCCGTTGAGCGCGGCGTCACCGTTGCGCTCGAGGCGCTGAACCGCTTCGAATGTTATCTCTTTAACACGATGGACGACCTTGCCGGCCATATTGATGCAATTGGGCATCCGAATATTCGGGCCATGTACGATACGTTCCACGCCAATATCGAAGAAGCCGACCCCATCGGAGCCTTCACCCGTAACAAGGACCGCATCGTACATGTCCACATCTCGGAGAACGACCGCGGCGTGCCGGGCCGGGGGAACATCCCCTGGACCGAGACCTTCAAGGCGATCCGCGCAAGCGGCTATGACCAATGGCTGACGATCGAAGCCTTCGGCCGTGCACTAAAGGAGCTTGCGGCTGCAACGAAGGTCTGGCGCGACTTTTCCGAGACGCCCGAGGCCGTCTATCGCGATGGATACCGTCACATCCGCGAGGGATGGCAAGGAGTTGCGTAG